CCGGCACGGTCTTGCGCCGGCGCTGACCGAGCCGCGGTTCGTCAGGCCACCCGGATGCCGTGGTCAGCGAGGAACTCGCGGGCACGGCCCATCTTGCGGTCGGCGGAGAAGGCGTACCACTGTTCGCTAAGGTTCTCGCCGTGGACGAGGTCGCGGAACCGGAAGAAGGCACCTTTGCCCTCGATCGCCCGCTCCAGCCGCTCCCGGAGGGCATCATTGTGCTGCCGCTCGGCGAAGGCCGCCATGTCCTGCCAGCCGTTCCGGGAATCGGCGCGGCTGATTCGAAGCCAACGGTCCGGTTCTTCCTCTACATCGATGGCGGCGTCCTCCCCGACGATCATCGGGTCGGTGGCGGTCTCGTCGTACACCTGCCCGGTGTGTAGGTCGAGGTAGCCACCGGCCGACAGCTCGGGATCCCCTTCCAACACGGTGCTGAGCATGTCCAGGTCTACTGGCACCACTTTGCCTGTCAGCGGCTCGCGGCGCAGAGCGGCCAGAAGGTCCTCGGCCAGGATCCGGTCCCCGACGCCGTCGCGCCACGTCAGCCGGTTGATAACCGAGAGTGCCACCGGCTCGGCTTCCTGTCGTCTTTGCTCCAGCGCCATCGGGATGCCGGCCCCCACCTGTTGCAGAGCGTCATCGATGTCGGGCCCGGTCACCGCCGCGAGGAAGCGGGCCGCATCTGGCGCCGCGATGGCTTCACGCAGCTCGGACAAGTCGAGCGCGGGCATCTGCACCTGTGCGGCCCAGGCGTGCAGCAGCATCGGGTGCGGCCGGCTCGGCTTCCCCGGGGCCGGGCTCTCGCCGTCGTCGGCGGCCCACCGGCGCCCGTACTGGTCCGGGATGCTCCCCCAGCCCCAGTACGGCAGGGGGCCATCAGGGCGGATACCCAATACCTCAAGCGGGTCGACCTTTACCTCCCCGACCACGCATCGGTGTGTCCAGGCGTCACCGAGGTCGTACGTGAACTGAAACTCCGCCCCCGGCTCCAGCGTCCGGGTGACCTTGGCAGTAGCGATGTCGATTGGCGCTTTGATCGGGCCGTGGATCGATCCGGCGATCTCGGTTCCCGTCTCTTCGTCGGTGATTACCCGGCCGTCGGCCAAGGTGAACATTGACAGGTGTGAGCGGTCCCATCGGGCGAAGGCATCGTTGATGGCGTTGGCGAGATCCATGAAGGTGTGCGAGGGTCCGACCGCGAAGATGCGCCCGGGCCAGGGCCACAGCTCCTCGCCACGACCGCCGAGCAGTTCCACCGTCACCGATAACCACGTTCGTGCCATACCCAAGGATGGCACGCGCCACGGCTCTGCCGAGGACCGGTTAACGTGCTCGCGCTCGGCCCGTGCCATCACCGCTGCAAGCTCCTCGACCGTCAGCCGTACGGGAACGACCTGAGACGCCTCCGCACCCCTGGACTTGTT
This genomic interval from Arthrobacter sp. FW306-2-2C-D06B contains the following:
- a CDS encoding UPF0158 family protein, with amino-acid sequence MARAEREHVNRSSAEPWRVPSLGMARTWLSVTVELLGGRGEELWPWPGRIFAVGPSHTFMDLANAINDAFARWDRSHLSMFTLADGRVITDEETGTEIAGSIHGPIKAPIDIATAKVTRTLEPGAEFQFTYDLGDAWTHRCVVGEVKVDPLEVLGIRPDGPLPYWGWGSIPDQYGRRWAADDGESPAPGKPSRPHPMLLHAWAAQVQMPALDLSELREAIAAPDAARFLAAVTGPDIDDALQQVGAGIPMALEQRRQEAEPVALSVINRLTWRDGVGDRILAEDLLAALRREPLTGKVVPVDLDMLSTVLEGDPELSAGGYLDLHTGQVYDETATDPMIVGEDAAIDVEEEPDRWLRISRADSRNGWQDMAAFAERQHNDALRERLERAIEGKGAFFRFRDLVHGENLSEQWYAFSADRKMGRAREFLADHGIRVA